The Channa argus isolate prfri chromosome 22, Channa argus male v1.0, whole genome shotgun sequence genome has a window encoding:
- the LOC137107969 gene encoding ankyrin repeat domain-containing protein SOWAHA-like, producing the protein MVLTQEAILSLLIAEGGKVKKSDLVSKFKGLIDCVDPAQRERNRELFRTSVNSVAVVKEIDGVRYVAIKKMYQHLLDSVPASESRAEKSGHEEIPLTGEQQRPPVRSEKAEGSEDAGGARSAEPEQEVAGESEENPTDLLTPIELALQNTKYTDIRIKRSMNFDISGENCSKRWAVNETTKVKSKPYALPLRMPPSTPRVEVHTPKVDPCHPPETPRESEGSISSPQLRRVVKSTRSPVEPKDTRIPSLVPLEHLEHDWLVKCASGHWSQAYGLLLRDNQLAEKRDFISGFTALHWAAKCGNCDMLVKIIDISREGGVDIDINAKTHGGYTPLHIAALHNQEYIMAMLVGEYGSNVHIRDNCGKKAHHYLRKDISGTLRDMMMGEVKAEPAQDRVLHEKHLLDVNQDLSRGRHSISRLLQPHVTGFKKKDKLRPGFYSLSNDPSEEREERSIRNRIVSDAFM; encoded by the coding sequence ATGGTTTTGACGCAAGAAGCCATCCTGTCTTTGCTGATAGCGGAGGGGGGAAAAGTGAAGAAATCCGACTTGGTGAGTAAGTTCAAAGGTTTGATAGACTGCGTCGATCCCGCTCAGAGAGAACGGAACAGGGAGCTCTTCCGGACCTCTGTCAACAGCGTCGCcgtggtcaaagaaatcgatgGGGTCCGGTATGTTGCCATTAAGAAAATGTATCAGCATTTACTGGATTCTGTCCCGGCCTCGGAGAGCCGTGCGGAGAAAAGTGGACACGAAGAGATCCCGCTGACAGGTGAGCAGCAGCGCCCACCTGTGCGGAGCGAGAAGGCTGAAGGGTCTGAGGACGCAGGAGGGGCGAGATCAGCTGAACCTGAACAAGAAGTGGCAGGTGAAAGTGAGGAAAATCCTACCGACTTGCTCACTCCTATCGAGCTGGCATTGCAGAACACCAAATATACAGATATTAGAATTAAAAGGTCGATGAATTTTGACATAAGTGGAGAGAACTGCTCGAAAAGGTGGGCGGTAAATGAAACCACCAAAGTGAAGAGCAAACCCTACGCTTTGCCTTTAAGAATGCCCCCCAGCACTCCCAGGGTGGAGGTCCACACACCGAAGGTGGACCCATGTCATCCCCCTGAAACTCCAAGGGAGTCTGAGGGCAGCATCAGCTCACCTCAGCTGAGGAGGGTGGTGAAGAGCACCAGGTCGCCGGTGGAGCCCAAAGACACACGGATCCCCTCACTGGTTCCCCTGGAGCACTTAGAGCACGACTGGCTGGTCAAGTGTGCCTCGGGCCACTGGAGCCAGGCTTACGGCCTGCTGCTGAGAGACAACCAGCTGGCAGAGAAGAGGGACTTCATCTCAGGGTTCACCGCTCTGCACTGGGCAGCAAAGTGCGGAAACTGTGACATGCTCGTGAAGATCATTGACATATCGAGGGAAGGAGGAGTTGACATTGACATTAACGCAAAGACCCACGGTGGATACACTCCCTTGCACATTGCTGCCTTGCACAACCAGGAGTACATCATGGCCATGCTGGTGGGGGAGTACGGGTCCAATGTCCACATCAGGGACAACTGCGGGAAAAAGGCCCACCACTATCTGCGCAAAGACATCTCTGGGACCCTGAGAGACATGATGATGGGGGAGGTCAAAGCCGAACCGGCACAAGACAGAGTCCTGCATGAGAAACATTTGCTGGACGTGAACCAGGATCTCTCCAGAGGCCGACATTCCATAAGCCGTCTCTTGCAACCACACGTGACAGGCTTTAAGAAGAAGGACAAGCTGAGACCAGGATTTTACTCCCTGAGCAATGACCCCAGTGAggaaagggaggagaggagcaTCAGAAACAGAATTGTGTCTGATGCCTTTATGTAA